CTGAAAAACTGAAGCAGATACTCACAGACCAAGGTTTGAAATTGGGCGCCCCACCCAAATTAGTATAGTAAACTGATAAATCGATAAGCAATTGAGTTCGAAAGTATACCGTTAGAGACTTCCACCAATCCACGAGAGACGCAGTCTCACACTCGTTCATAACTCTGGATCAACCATTTAACCATGAACTGTAGTCTCGCACATATCAGCTGTCACCTCGCCACAATACACTGTTGTGTATACAATATAAAACTTAATCTCGTATTTTACCTCTTTTAATAGATTAGTCACATCCCAGCTGACTGCGTTCCGAACGAGCATCGGGATCTATATCGACTATGTCAGTCACAGTTGAGACAGTGTTATCAGGCTGACTAGTCTTCATCTTAACGTATGGATACGCACATCACCTTCGTACTTGATTCTTCAGGGTCAATGGACGTGATCGCTGACGACACCAGAGGCGGATTCAACACGTTTCTCAAAGACCAGCGCGATCAAGAAGGGACAGCGACGGTCACGTTGTACGACTTCAACACCACCGTCGACCAAATCTACGAAACGTATCCCGTTGCCGACGCCCCAGAGCTCACCGACGAGAACTACAAGCCCCGCGGGCGAACAGCGTTGCACGACGCCATCGCTCGGGCAGTCGACGAAACCGGCGAAGAAATTGCTACAGTCGACCAAGCCGAACAACCTGACAACGTCATTATCGTCGTATTGACTGATGGCAAGGAAAACGCTTCTGAGACACCCAAAGATGCTGTACGAGGCCGTATAGAGACCCGGCAAGAAGCCGATGGCTGGGAGTTCCTCTTTATTGGTGCGAATCAAGATGCAGTGCTGACCGCCGAAGGAATGGGTATTGAACAAGATCGCTCGTTAACCATGGCTCACGACGGCGAGGGAACCAGAGACGCCTACAAATCAACATCCGAAACCATCAGTGAAGCCCGCACAGAAGGCTCAATGAGCGGGTATGACGACGAAGATCGTCAGCGTCAAGAACGCGATACCTAACGCCAGCTTCTAACTCGCTGGACAGAGACCTGCTTTTTTGATCTGCATCGTGCGTCAATGACTGATCGTAATTGAGTTGACTCCGATTATGACTCGTTGTTCGAAGAGACGTACCAAGCAATAGCTGCT
This sequence is a window from Halohasta litchfieldiae. Protein-coding genes within it:
- a CDS encoding vWA domain-containing protein, with product MDTHITFVLDSSGSMDVIADDTRGGFNTFLKDQRDQEGTATVTLYDFNTTVDQIYETYPVADAPELTDENYKPRGRTALHDAIARAVDETGEEIATVDQAEQPDNVIIVVLTDGKENASETPKDAVRGRIETRQEADGWEFLFIGANQDAVLTAEGMGIEQDRSLTMAHDGEGTRDAYKSTSETISEARTEGSMSGYDDEDRQRQERDT